One Rhodoferax ferrireducens T118 DNA segment encodes these proteins:
- the hemE gene encoding uroporphyrinogen decarboxylase, producing the protein MNTSTNSSAFAPLKNDTFLRACLRQATDYTPIWMMRQAGRFLPEYRATRAKAGSFMGLATNTDYATEVTLQPVERFPIDAAILFSDILTVPDAMGLGLSFALGEGPKFAHPVQDEAAVAKLAVPDMDKLRYVFDAVTSIRKALNGKVPLIGFSGSPWTLGCYMVEGAGSDDYRLVKTMLYSRPDLMHRILQINADSVAQYLNAQIEAGAQAVMIFDSWGGVLADGAFQEFSLAYTARVLAQLKREHNGARIPRIVFTKGGGMWLKEMGLLDCDVLGLDWTVNLAKARAIVGDSKALQGNMDPNVLFASPAQIAAEATRVLDSFGTPYAGEGTGPTHIFNLGHGISQHTPPEHVAALVQAVHEHSRKMRA; encoded by the coding sequence ATGAACACTTCAACCAACTCCAGCGCTTTTGCGCCCCTGAAAAACGACACCTTCCTGCGCGCCTGCCTGCGCCAGGCCACTGACTACACGCCTATCTGGATGATGCGCCAGGCCGGGCGGTTTTTGCCGGAATACCGGGCTACGCGCGCCAAAGCGGGCAGCTTCATGGGTCTGGCCACCAACACCGACTACGCCACCGAAGTCACGCTGCAGCCGGTCGAGCGCTTTCCGATTGATGCTGCCATCTTGTTCAGCGACATCCTCACCGTGCCCGACGCCATGGGCTTGGGCCTGTCGTTTGCCTTGGGCGAAGGTCCCAAATTTGCCCATCCGGTACAGGACGAGGCAGCCGTTGCCAAGCTGGCCGTGCCCGACATGGACAAGCTGCGTTATGTGTTTGACGCCGTCACCTCGATTCGCAAGGCCCTCAACGGCAAAGTGCCGTTGATCGGTTTTTCAGGCAGCCCCTGGACGCTGGGCTGCTACATGGTGGAGGGTGCTGGCTCGGACGATTACCGCTTGGTCAAGACCATGCTCTACAGCCGCCCTGACCTGATGCACAGGATTTTGCAGATCAACGCCGACTCGGTGGCGCAGTACCTCAACGCGCAGATCGAAGCGGGCGCCCAGGCGGTGATGATTTTTGACAGCTGGGGCGGTGTGCTGGCCGACGGCGCGTTCCAGGAGTTCAGCCTGGCCTACACGGCCCGGGTGCTGGCGCAACTCAAGCGCGAACACAACGGGGCGCGTATTCCGCGCATCGTCTTTACCAAAGGCGGCGGCATGTGGCTGAAGGAAATGGGGCTACTTGACTGCGACGTGCTGGGCCTGGACTGGACCGTCAATCTGGCCAAAGCGCGTGCCATTGTGGGCGACAGCAAAGCCTTGCAAGGCAACATGGACCCCAACGTGCTGTTTGCCTCGCCGGCCCAAATCGCCGCCGAAGCGACCAGAGTGCTGGACAGTTTTGGCACGCCCTATGCCGGTGAAGGAACCGGTCCGACGCATATTTTCAACCTGGGACATGGCATCAGCCAGCACACACCGCCGGAGCATGTGGCGGCGCTGGTACAGGCGGTGCATGAGCACTCGCGCAAGATGCGGGCCTGA